One region of Verrucomicrobiia bacterium genomic DNA includes:
- a CDS encoding GTP cyclohydrolase I FolE2, translated as MKSSSIKSRDAVAALTDKQNERDHRQLRIDKVGVRGLRFPAQVRDKDAETLQNTVATVGLFVDLPHEFKGTHMSRFVEALNAHGSVIHVESIPQILRDLQQRLHAQNAHLELEFPFFLVKRAPVSGKPGVMDYTVRFDAAMLGPEYDFVLTVKCNVTTLCPCSKAISRFGAHNQRGEVTVQVRSKETMWIEDLIALIESCGSSEMYSLLKREDEKAVTERAYENPVFVEDLVRAVSVKLNEQPAVMWYKVEAENYESIHNHNAYACIEKG; from the coding sequence GTGAAGAGTTCATCAATCAAGTCGCGTGACGCCGTCGCCGCGCTCACGGACAAACAGAACGAGCGGGACCATCGCCAGTTGCGCATTGATAAGGTGGGTGTGCGGGGCCTGCGGTTCCCCGCCCAGGTGCGGGACAAGGATGCGGAAACGCTTCAAAACACCGTCGCGACGGTGGGGCTCTTCGTGGATCTGCCGCATGAATTCAAGGGCACGCACATGAGCCGTTTTGTCGAGGCCCTCAACGCACACGGCTCGGTGATCCACGTGGAGAGCATCCCGCAGATCCTGCGCGACCTGCAGCAGCGTCTCCATGCCCAGAATGCGCACCTGGAGCTCGAATTCCCGTTCTTTCTGGTCAAGCGCGCCCCGGTGTCCGGCAAGCCCGGCGTGATGGATTACACCGTCCGGTTCGACGCCGCGATGCTGGGTCCCGAGTACGACTTTGTGCTCACCGTGAAGTGCAATGTCACCACGCTCTGTCCATGTTCCAAGGCAATCTCACGGTTCGGCGCCCACAACCAGCGGGGCGAGGTCACCGTGCAGGTGCGGTCGAAGGAGACCATGTGGATCGAGGATCTCATCGCCTTGATCGAGTCCTGCGGCAGCAGCGAGATGTACTCGCTGCTCAAGCGTGAAGATGAAAAAGCCGTGACGGAGCGGGCCTATGAGAACCCGGTCTTCGTGGAGGACCTGGTGCGTGCGGTGTCCGTGAAGCTCAACGAGCAGCCGGCCGTGATGTGGTACAAAGTGGAGGCAGAGAACTACGAAAGCATCCACAACCACAACGCCTACGCGTGCATTGAGAAGGGTTGA